In one window of Sciurus carolinensis chromosome X, mSciCar1.2, whole genome shotgun sequence DNA:
- the Ercc6l gene encoding DNA excision repair protein ERCC-6-like, which yields MEPSRGLAGAETLSPEQATRYLRYVKEAKEATKNGDLEEAFKLFNLAKDIFPNKKVMSRIQKLQEALEELAEHEDDEFTDVCNSGLMLYRELYNQLFEHQKEGVAFLYSLYRDERKGGILADDMGLGKTVQIIAFLSAMFDASLVNHVLLIMPTNLINTWVKEFAKWTPGMRVKTFHGPSKDVRTRSLNRIQERNGVIITTYQMLINNWQQLSSFNGQKFVWDYVILDEAHKIKSSSTKSAICARAVPAHNRLLLTGTPIQNNLQELWSLFDFACQGSLLGTLKTFKMEYENPIIRAREKDATPGEKALGFKISENLMAIIKPYFLRRTKEEVQKKRPSNPEVRLGEKNPSVDAICEMPSLSRKNDLIIWIRLVPLQEEIYRKFVSLDHIKELLTETRSPLAELGILKKLCDHPRLLSARASRLLNLGNVKFSVQDGNEEEDSSDVEHIHHLTDDTLMQESGKMIFLMDLLKRLRDEGHQTLVFSQSRQILNIIERLLKNVHFKTLRIDGTVTHLLEREKRINLFQQNKDYSVFLLTTQVGGVGLTLTAATRVVIFDPSWNPATDAQAVDRVYRIGQKENIVVYRLITCGTVEEKIYRRQVFKDSLIRQTTGDKKNPFRYFSKQELRELFKIEDFQNSATQLQLQFLHAAQRRSDKKLDEHIAYLHTLGIAGISDHDLMYTCDLSDKEVFDVIEESQYIQQRVQKAQFLVEFESQNMMEQQKTGNEETWVRAPVFPSQTKKKCPELNKPQLRASLLTIHSTQEEDISFQMENISINDQSKESEPQDLSSVKMNVTMLQDNMNPHESTFDADSAVTLPEELGSVEGTCTDSLGTAKNIATENEALQKDASQEGPKQEALQESPLGSFNYLLSQPIIADLEPNLVLQDDEILHDCNPWPITNENKNAESNASVIEISDDSVASSSALQNTQGNEAKSEEEPLSSTSQYACDFNLFLEDSGDNRQNSQSLEHVGKENSSCGSVVNSRAGSVDSSLDHSNKKDDEAEEVVVNVKSRSKARRIVSEDEDEDDCFEGTSNMSPFSTSPFQFSSVKQFDASTPKNDTSLSGRFFSPKIPDSVNKSINSRRSLASRRSLINVVVDHVEDMEERFDSSSETDGAEDDLEEESDESSEHREEGPREMLSSENMFIGLTVSKPLDTSSQTSTGVPKPLSDEVLVDLPQDKSVEAADDYETLIARGKELKECGKIQEALNCFVKALDIKSADPEVMLMTLGLYKQLNNT from the coding sequence ATACGTGAAAGAGGCCAAAGAAGCAACTAAAAATGGAGATCTGGAAGAAGCATTTAAGCTTTTCAATTTGGCAAAGGACATTTTTCCCAATAAAAAGGTGATGAGCAGAATCCAAAAACTACAGGAAGCCTTGGAGGAGTTGGCAGAACATGAAGATGATGAATTTACAGATGTGTGCAACTCTGGTCTGATGCTTTATCGAGAGTTGTACAACCAACTCTTTGAGCACCAAAAGGAAGGTGTAGCTTTCCTCTATAGCCTATACAGGGATGAAAGGAAAGGGGGTATCTTGGCAGATGATATGGGACTGGGGAAGACTGTTCAAATTATTGCTTTCCTTTCTGCTATGTTTGATGCTTCACTTGTGAATCATGTGCTATTGATCATGCCAACCAATCTCATTAACACATGGGTAAAAGAATTTGCCAAGTGGACTCCAGGAATGAGAGTCAAAACTTTTCATGGCCCTAGCAAGGATGTACGCACCAGAAGCCTCAATAGGATTCAGGAAAGGAATGGTGTCATAATCACTACATACCAAATGTTAATCAATAATTGGCAGCAGCTTTCAAGCTTTAATGGCCAAAAGTTTGTGTGGGACTATGTCATCCTTGATGaagcacataaaataaaaagttcatctACTAAGTCAGCAATATGTGCTCGTGCTGTCCCTGCACATAATCGCCTTCTCCTTACAGGAACTCCAATCCAAAACAATTTACAAGAACTGTGGTCTCTATTTGATTTTGCATGCCAAGGGTCCCTACTAGgaacattaaaaacatttaaaatggagTATGAAAATCCTATTATTAGAGCAAGAGAAAAGGATGCTACCCCGGGAGAAAAAGCCTTGggatttaaaatatctgaaaacttAATGGCAATTATAAAACCCTATTTTCTCAGGAGGACTAAAGAAGAAGTACAGAAAAAAAGGCCAAGCAACCCAGAGGTCAGACTTGGTGAGAAGAATCCAAGTGTTGATGCCATCTGTGAAATGCCTTCCCTTTCCAGGAAAAATGATTTAATCATTTGGATACGTCTTGTACCTTTACAAGAAGAAATATACAGGAAATTTGTGTCTTTAGATCACATCAAGGAGTTGTTAACAGAGACACGCTCACCTTTGGCTGAGCTAGGTATCCTAAAGAAGCTGTGTGATCATCCTAGGCTTCTGTCTGCACGGGCTAGTCGTTTGCTCAATCTAGGGAATGTCAAATTTTCTGTTCAAGATGGCAATGAGGAAGAAGATTCCTCAGATGTGGAACACATTCATCATTTAACTGATGATACATTGATGCAAGAATCCGGAAAAATGATATTCTTAATGGACCTTCTGAAGAGACTGCGAGATGAAGGGCATCAAACTCTGGTATTTTCCCAGTCAAGACAAATTTTAAACATCATTGAACGCCTCTTAAAGAATGTGCACTTTAAGACATTGCGTATTGATGGTACAGTTACTCATCTTTTGGAACGAGAAAAAAGAATTAACCTCTTCCAGCAAAATAAAGATTACTCTGTTTTTCTACTTACCACTCAAGTAGGTGGTGTTGGCTTAACATTAACTGCAGCTACTAGAGTGGTCATTTTTGATCCAAGCTGGAACCCTGCAACTGATGCTCAAGCTGTGGATAGAGTTTACCGAAttggacaaaaagaaaatattgtggtTTATAGGTTAATCACTTGTGGGACTgtagaggaaaaaatatacagaCGACAGGTTTTCAAGGACTCATTGATTAGACAAACAACTGGTGATAAGAAGAACCCATTCCGCTATTTCAGTAAACAAGAATTAAGAGAGCTCTTTAAGATTGAGGATTTTCAGAACTCTGCAACCCAGCTGCAGCTTCAGTTTCTGCATGCTGCTCAGAGGAGATCTGATAAGAAACTAGATGAACATATTGCCTACCTGCACACTCTGGGGATAGCTGGAATCTCAGACCATGATTTGATGTACACATGTGACCTGTCTGATAAAGAGGTGTTCGATGTGATAGAAGAATCTCAGTATATTCAACAAAGAGTTCAGAAAGCTCAATTCCTTGTTGAATTTGAGTCTCAAAATATGATGGAACaacaaaaaactggaaatgaGGAGACTTGGGTAAGAGCACCTGTGTTTCCTTCtcaaacaaagaagaaatgcCCTGAATTGAACAAACCACAGCTTAGGGCTTCTCTTCTAACTATTCATTCTACCCAGGAAGAAGATATCAGTTTTCAAATGGAGAATATAAGCATTAATGATCAGTCCAAAGAGAGTGAGCCACAAGATCTTTCCAGTGTAAAGATGAATGTTACCATGCTGCAAGATAATATGAACCCACATGAAAGTACATTTGATGCTGACTCTGCAGTTACATTACCCGAAGAGTTGGGAAGTGTTGAAGGAACTTGTACTGACTCACTGGGAACAGCAAAAAACATTGCAACAGAAAATGAGGCTCTGCAAAAGGATGCATCACAAGAGGGGCCTAAGCAAGAGGCACTGCAAGAGAGCCCCCTGGgaagttttaattatttacttagcCAACCCATCATAGCTGATCTTGAGCCAAATCTAGTTCTACAGGATGATGAGATTttacatgactgtaatccctggcccataacaaatgaaaataaaaatgcagaatcaAATGCATCTGTTATTGAAATATCTGATGACTCGGTGGCATCCAGTAGTGCACTGCAGAATACTCAAGGAAATGAGGCCAAGTCAGAAGAGGAACCTTTATCATCTACATCACAATATGCATGTGATTTCAATCTTTTTCTGGAAGACTCTGGAGACAATAGACAGAATAGTCAGTCTTTGGAGCACGTTGGGAAAGAAAATAGCTCGTGTGGCTCTGTAGTTAATTCCAGAGCAGGGTCTGTGGATAGCAGTTTGGATCATTCTAATAAGAAAGATGATGAAGCAGAAGAAGTAGTAGTTAATGTTAAATCCAGAAGCAAAGCTAGAAGGATTGTTTcagaggatgaggatgaggatgattGTTTTGAAGGTACTTCAAACATGAGTCCATTCAGCACATCTCCCTTTCAATTTTCATCTGTGAAACAATTTGATGCTTCAACTCCCAAAAATGACACCAGTCTATCTGGAAGATTTTTTTCACCTAAAATACCTGATAGTGTAAATAAGTCTATAAACTCAAGGAGATCCCTGGCCTCTAGGAGGTCTCTGATTAATGTGGTTGTAGACCATGTGGAAGATATGGAGGAAAGATTTGACAGCAGCAGTGAAACAGACGGTGCTGAAGATGATCTGGAAGAAGAAAGTGACGAATCCTCAGAGCATAGAGAAGAGGGTCCTAGAGAAATGCTGTCTTCAGAAAATATGTTCATTGGGCTAACTGTGTCCAAACCACTAGACACTAGCTCACAGACCTCTACTGGTGTCCCCAAGCCTTTGTCAGATGAAGTGCTGGTTGATTTGCCCCAGGACAAGTCAGTGGAGGCTGCAGATGACTATGAGACTCTTATAGCTCGtggaaaagaactaaaagaatgtggaaaaatacAGGAGGCCCTAAACTGCTTTGTTAAAGCACTTGATATAAAGAGTGCAGATCCTGAAGTCATGCTGATGACTTTGGGTTTGTACAAGCAACTTAATAACACTTGA